The following proteins are co-located in the Streptococcus downei MFe28 genome:
- a CDS encoding DUF2207 domain-containing protein, translating into MTKKFLLAIALFLSLLVLAPKTYADEVDYKISRYDGLLEIQKDNTATFTQTITYDFDSSYNGQYVSLGHAGQMPREFSIDEKQVGAEVTKNNGSIFSPKTSLEKINDGYRLKIYNGGQDGDRVKVKVTWHLKHLLRLHQDIAELNWKPITDWDVPLHHVSFQVKAPQTKQTDLFAHLGYLQPKPTISKDEVGYKVSADYIGQGQPFELHAYWDVAGFTGAKDDQKKALASFQATEVRIKQKTKGYQKVFYFIIPLSLTLLLLLGLLIFTYYKWSIRPKKSGLKWLYEAPDDWSPQLVASVVYSTDWSEVNPTITGSRGRLKFENMVQASLLDLIDRGHLEVEYFEGEPWLRHVHSEHLSSAERTFLEMAMGAHIGDKLAMADLFPAYRVDKKISVKNGYSVEEVNRYGRRMTSTFKRDLAELTRAVVEDKEALGLDDYYRPLSSGENGRRSLSFILLSLAMFSSFVSLVYAGSTGLLTSLNWLMILGYLALFLLTLAFIIAFSLVSWFDKQDGTPRKEVESDYQAWQAFHRMIKDIKRFDKAQLESIVVWNRILVYATLFGYAKQVEKVLRLYDIELPHQVNQYLNGNLFSYLYLSSQNFANFGHQAQAAQSFHVSSGGGFSGGGGFSGGGGGGGGGAF; encoded by the coding sequence ATGACAAAGAAATTTCTACTGGCTATAGCCTTGTTTCTGTCGCTCTTGGTCTTGGCTCCTAAGACTTATGCAGACGAGGTTGACTATAAAATCAGCCGTTATGACGGCCTCTTGGAAATTCAGAAGGATAATACAGCAACCTTTACGCAAACGATAACCTATGATTTTGACTCTAGTTACAATGGTCAATATGTCAGCTTAGGTCATGCTGGCCAGATGCCTAGGGAGTTTTCAATTGATGAAAAGCAGGTAGGGGCTGAAGTCACCAAAAACAATGGTTCGATCTTTAGTCCAAAGACTAGCTTAGAAAAGATAAACGATGGTTATCGTCTTAAAATTTACAATGGTGGTCAGGATGGGGATCGTGTCAAGGTCAAGGTGACCTGGCATCTCAAGCATCTCCTGCGCCTCCACCAGGATATTGCTGAACTGAACTGGAAACCTATCACCGACTGGGATGTTCCCCTACACCATGTCAGTTTTCAGGTGAAGGCTCCTCAAACTAAGCAGACAGATCTTTTTGCCCATCTAGGGTATTTACAGCCTAAGCCAACCATTTCTAAAGACGAAGTTGGCTATAAGGTTAGCGCCGATTATATCGGTCAGGGTCAGCCTTTTGAGTTGCATGCTTATTGGGATGTGGCTGGTTTTACAGGAGCTAAGGATGACCAGAAGAAGGCTTTGGCTAGCTTCCAAGCTACTGAAGTTAGGATTAAGCAAAAGACTAAGGGCTATCAAAAGGTTTTCTATTTTATCATTCCGCTTTCTCTGACCCTTTTGCTCCTCCTTGGCCTCCTAATTTTTACCTATTATAAGTGGTCAATTCGTCCTAAAAAAAGTGGTTTAAAGTGGCTCTATGAAGCACCAGATGATTGGTCACCCCAGCTGGTTGCCTCAGTCGTCTATAGTACGGATTGGTCTGAGGTAAATCCTACTATTACGGGTAGTAGGGGAAGGCTGAAATTTGAAAATATGGTACAAGCCAGTCTGCTGGATTTAATTGATCGTGGCCATTTGGAGGTTGAGTACTTTGAAGGTGAGCCATGGCTTCGCCATGTCCATTCTGAACATTTATCATCTGCTGAACGAACTTTCTTAGAAATGGCTATGGGAGCTCATATAGGTGATAAACTGGCGATGGCTGATTTATTCCCTGCTTATCGAGTTGATAAAAAAATTAGTGTCAAAAATGGCTATAGTGTTGAAGAGGTCAATCGCTATGGTCGTCGAATGACTTCTACCTTCAAAAGAGATTTAGCGGAATTGACCCGAGCTGTAGTAGAGGATAAGGAGGCCTTAGGCCTAGATGACTACTATAGGCCCTTAAGCTCTGGTGAAAATGGGCGACGCTCTCTAAGTTTCATCCTTCTATCTTTAGCCATGTTTAGCTCCTTTGTTTCTCTTGTTTATGCTGGAAGTACAGGCTTATTGACTAGCTTAAATTGGCTTATGATTTTGGGGTATCTTGCTCTGTTTCTACTGACCCTTGCCTTTATAATTGCCTTCTCTCTAGTTAGTTGGTTTGATAAGCAGGATGGAACTCCACGAAAAGAAGTAGAAAGTGATTATCAGGCTTGGCAGGCCTTCCATCGGATGATTAAGGACATCAAACGCTTTGACAAGGCTCAGTTAGAGTCCATTGTCGTTTGGAATCGAATCCTCGTTTACGCAACGCTTTTTGGCTATGCTAAGCAGGTTGAAAAGGTGCTTAGACTCTACGATATTGAGCTTCCTCATCAAGTTAATCAATATTTAAACGGCAACCTTTTCTCCTATCTCTACCTTTCCTCCCAAAACTTTGCTAACTTTGGCCATCAGGCCCAAGCTGCTCAGAGTTTTCACGTTTCCTCAGGAGGCGGTTTCTCTGGTGGTGGTGGCTTCTCCGGTGGCGGAGGAGGCGGTGGGGGCGGAGCCTTCTAA
- a CDS encoding undecaprenyl-diphosphate phosphatase, whose translation MLVIELIKAVFLGIVEGITEWLPISSTGHLILVQEFVKLNQGHAFNELFNIVIQLGAILAVMVIYFERLNPFQKGKTTKEVRLTWQLWMKVVIACIPSAIIGLLLDDWMDAHFSNFTSVATMLIVYGIAFIWIERRNRNVEPQVTDLARMHYKTALYIGLFQVLSIIPGTSRSGATILGAILVGTSRSVAADFTFFLGIPTMFGYSGLKFVKFLLEGHHLTFAQWLVLLVASMVAFAVSMVVIKFLTNFVKKHDFTVFGWYRIVLGIVLLLYAAARVLPA comes from the coding sequence ATGCTAGTTATCGAATTGATTAAGGCCGTTTTTCTGGGGATTGTCGAAGGAATCACCGAATGGTTACCCATTTCCAGTACGGGTCACCTAATTTTGGTCCAGGAATTTGTCAAGCTCAACCAAGGCCATGCCTTCAATGAGCTCTTCAACATCGTTATCCAGCTGGGAGCTATCTTGGCCGTTATGGTTATCTACTTTGAACGCCTCAATCCCTTCCAAAAAGGCAAGACGACCAAGGAGGTTCGCCTGACCTGGCAGCTCTGGATGAAGGTGGTGATTGCCTGCATCCCGTCTGCCATCATTGGTCTGCTCTTGGACGATTGGATGGATGCCCATTTTAGCAATTTTACCAGCGTGGCAACCATGCTTATTGTTTATGGGATTGCCTTTATCTGGATTGAGCGTCGCAACCGCAATGTGGAGCCCCAGGTGACTGATTTGGCTCGAATGCATTACAAGACGGCCCTCTATATCGGGCTTTTCCAGGTTCTCAGTATTATTCCTGGGACCAGTCGGTCTGGGGCGACGATTTTAGGGGCCATTCTGGTTGGTACCAGTCGGAGTGTAGCAGCGGATTTCACCTTCTTCCTAGGGATTCCCACTATGTTTGGCTATAGCGGCCTCAAGTTTGTCAAGTTTCTCCTAGAGGGCCATCACTTGACTTTTGCCCAGTGGCTGGTACTTCTGGTGGCTTCCATGGTGGCCTTTGCGGTCAGCATGGTCGTAATCAAGTTCTTGACCAACTTTGTCAAGAAGCACGATTTTACAGTATTTGGTTGGTATCGCATTGTTCTAGGGATTGTCCTACTTCTGTACGCAGCGGCAAGGGTTTTGCCGGCCTAA
- a CDS encoding adaptor protein MecA yields MEMKQINELTLKISVSLEDLDSYGMELKDFLMPQEKTEEFFYTILDELDIPDSFKSTGMLSFRVTPRKDRVDVFVTKSELGDNLDFEQLAQDMGDLSEMNPEDFFKNLEKNMMAHGDTEAHEKLKNLEAMLDDAISEFAPNDQPDTVSSEDDTDSQPFKFKEEDLIPVTSYTHYVADFPDLRSAIVAAKALAVPTEASELFKSEEGYHMAVLFNIEDEDKLRAKQLQAHLLEYGDPAKHTRAYLLEHAVKLLDHTALKQLRRIDLV; encoded by the coding sequence ATGGAAATGAAACAGATAAATGAGTTAACCCTCAAGATTTCCGTAAGTCTTGAAGATTTGGACTCATACGGCATGGAACTAAAAGATTTCCTCATGCCTCAAGAAAAGACAGAAGAATTTTTCTATACGATTTTGGATGAATTGGATATTCCTGATAGCTTCAAATCAACAGGGATGCTGAGCTTTCGAGTGACTCCCCGCAAGGATCGGGTTGATGTCTTTGTGACTAAGTCTGAACTCGGGGACAATTTGGATTTTGAGCAGCTGGCTCAAGATATGGGCGACCTGTCAGAAATGAATCCTGAGGATTTCTTCAAAAATCTGGAAAAGAATATGATGGCTCATGGCGATACAGAAGCCCATGAGAAATTGAAAAATTTGGAAGCCATGCTAGATGATGCCATCAGTGAATTTGCTCCTAATGACCAGCCAGATACAGTCAGCTCAGAAGATGACACAGACAGTCAGCCTTTTAAATTTAAGGAAGAAGACCTGATTCCTGTGACCAGCTATACTCACTATGTAGCGGATTTTCCGGATTTGCGCTCGGCAATTGTAGCTGCCAAGGCTTTAGCGGTGCCAACAGAAGCCTCGGAGCTTTTTAAATCTGAAGAAGGTTACCATATGGCGGTGCTCTTTAATATTGAAGATGAGGACAAGCTCAGAGCTAAGCAACTGCAGGCTCATCTCTTAGAATATGGGGACCCTGCTAAGCATACGAGGGCCTATCTCTTGGAGCATGCCGTTAAACTGTTAGACCATACAGCGCTGAAGCAGTTGAGACGGATAGATTTGGTGTAG
- a CDS encoding glycosyltransferase family 4 protein, whose protein sequence is MISQFRLQYILVLIGVFLIPLVLTPLVRFLAFRIGAVDNPNARRVNKVPMPSSGGLGILIAFLVGTLILMPIITEKNHYFMSYFDYILPVAMGGLIASMTGFVDDVIELKPRTKMLGIILGAIVVWAFTDYRFDSFKIPFGGPMLYFGPVLSFFLTVLWIVAITNAINLIDGLDGLVCGVSLISLTTMGLISYFFLFDSNIYTTLTIFLLIAAIVGFFPYNYNPAIIYLGDTGALFIGFMIGVLSLQGLKNSTAVAVITPVIILGVPILDTFVAIIRRKLSGRPATEADKMHLHHRLLAMGFTHRGAVLVVYGIAMVFSLTSLLLNVSSRLGGVLLMIGLLFTAEVLIEGLQIWGVGRTPLFDCLKFIGNSSYRQAVLERWKQKRKK, encoded by the coding sequence ATGATTAGTCAGTTTCGCTTACAATATATTCTCGTCTTGATTGGGGTCTTTCTGATTCCTTTAGTTCTGACACCCTTGGTGCGCTTTCTTGCCTTTCGGATTGGAGCAGTTGATAATCCTAATGCTAGGCGGGTTAATAAGGTTCCCATGCCTTCAAGTGGGGGCCTAGGAATCTTAATTGCCTTTTTAGTGGGAACGCTGATTTTGATGCCCATCATCACAGAGAAAAATCATTATTTCATGTCCTACTTTGACTATATTCTGCCTGTAGCTATGGGCGGTTTAATTGCCTCCATGACGGGCTTTGTTGATGATGTTATAGAGCTTAAACCGAGAACCAAAATGCTGGGGATTATCCTTGGGGCTATAGTGGTCTGGGCCTTTACCGACTATCGTTTTGATAGTTTCAAGATTCCCTTTGGGGGTCCCATGCTTTATTTTGGGCCGGTTCTGAGTTTCTTTCTCACGGTCCTCTGGATTGTCGCTATCACCAACGCCATCAATCTCATTGATGGTCTGGATGGTTTAGTCTGTGGTGTTTCTCTCATCAGTTTGACCACCATGGGCTTGATTTCCTATTTCTTCCTTTTTGATAGTAACATCTATACCACGCTGACCATCTTTCTCTTAATTGCTGCTATTGTTGGCTTCTTTCCTTATAATTACAATCCCGCCATTATTTATTTGGGTGATACCGGAGCCCTCTTCATTGGCTTTATGATTGGGGTGCTGTCTCTTCAAGGGTTGAAAAATTCAACGGCGGTAGCGGTTATTACACCGGTTATTATTCTGGGGGTGCCTATTTTGGACACCTTTGTGGCCATTATTCGTCGGAAATTATCTGGTCGCCCTGCCACCGAGGCTGACAAGATGCACCTGCACCACCGTCTCTTAGCTATGGGCTTCACCCATCGGGGAGCCGTCTTGGTGGTCTATGGGATCGCCATGGTTTTCTCTTTGACCTCCCTGCTTTTAAATGTTTCCAGTCGTCTTGGGGGTGTCCTCCTCATGATTGGTCTCCTCTTTACGGCAGAAGTCCTGATTGAAGGCCTGCAGATTTGGGGCGTGGGCCGAACCCCCCTCTTTGATTGCCTTAAATTTATTGGGAATAGTTCTTATCGCCAGGCTGTTCTGGAGAGGTGGAAGCAAAAGCGTAAAAAGTAG